In a single window of the Scophthalmus maximus strain ysfricsl-2021 chromosome 18, ASM2237912v1, whole genome shotgun sequence genome:
- the tmem63a gene encoding CSC1-like protein 1, producing the protein MCANDSLNIRQCFFPCLCSAPGSGHCSRLPLRHEWNVSRVNRGRLLFEVSLCGRSGGASEWNPEHECACADAVVEGDGKQSRGVLHISVSADNSLVPVPAMSSLWFVPNGTTPSGFPDNSTCFSSTHNTVLSGVPFGGVPVVLLLDFSVFLVLLVIFSIIRRKFWDYGRIALVADQDEFTEATHRRYGHMSSIVSTDDDFEYEQGFCSWLPYVIRLNDEKMKAKCGMDAVHYLSFQRHLIVLLVIMTVASLSVILPVNLSGDLLGNEAKDFGRTTIGNLQKGNNLLWLHTVFAVLYLILTVIVLRRHTTQIKGISRETARNSLFVCSVPKTATEESVRVHFKEAYPTCQVCAVTVGFDVAKLMQLDKERIQAGKNLRYYERVLERTGQPELINPRLCGHLCCCGNSEKVDAIAYYSTKETDLLREVRKQVELVPQRPLGMAFVTLQNEAMAKFILKDFNALECGGKSCCCGKEPQLSSKSAALKVNRWSVSFAPHPKNVYWENLSVRGFPWFMRYVMLNFLLFFLLTFLTTPTIIINTMDKFRVTQPIHFLNSPIISQFFPTLLLWTFSALLPTLVYYSTLGEAHWSRSSEQLSMMRKLYFFLLFMVLILPSLGLTSLAVFFRWLFDNEFLSGGKLRFECVFLPDQGAFFVNYVIAAALVGSGMELLRLPGLLLYIIRLACARSAAERKYVKQNQAYEFEYGAMYGWTLCVFTVIMAYSITCPVIMPFGLLYMLLKHLVDKHNLHFAYLPTRLDRQVHLEAVNQALAAPIICLIWLYFFSVLRTGFWAPTSLFTLVVLCITVFICLSYTCFGHFKYLSPHNYAVKEEDEDPAEEMEEDAEVYLPRVLNPKSRASTTQGSKPDQFYGATDGSLAGSFSPVEGSMSDS; encoded by the exons ATGTGTGCGAACGACTCCCTCAACATTCGTCAGTGTTTCTTTCCCTGCCTGTGTTCAGCTCCCGGCAGTGGACACTGCTCCCGTCTGCCACTCAGACACGAGTGGAACGTGTCCAGGGTGAACAGAGGGAGGCTCCTGTTCgaagtctctctctgtgggcGCTCAGGAGGAGCGAGCGAGTGGAACCCGGAGCACGAGTGCGCCTGCGCAGACGCGGTAGTTGAAGGGGACGGGAAGCAGAGCCGAGGAGTTCTTCATATCTCAG TCTCTGCAGACAACTCGCTGGTTCCGGTTCCAGCGATGTCATCCCTGTGGTTTGTCCCAAACGGCACCACGCCCTCTGGCTTCCCGGACAATAGTACCTGCTTCAGCTCGACACACAATACTGTACTCAGTGGAGTCCCCTTTGGAGGAGTGCCAGTTGTGCTACTGCTTGACTTTAGTGTCTTCCTG GTGTTGCTGGTCATCTTCTCTATTATCAGGAGGAAGTTTTGGGACTATGGGCGTATAGCTCTGGTTGCAGACCAGGATGA GTTCACCGAGGCAACACACCGTCGCTATGGTCACATGTCATCCATTGTGTCCACTGATGATGACTTTGAGTATGAACAg gGATTCTGCTCTTGGCTGCCTTACGTCATCAGGTTGAA tgatgaaaaaatgaaagccAAATGCGGCATGGACGCTGTCCACTACCTGTCCTTTCAGCGCCATCTTATCGTCTTGCTGGTTATCATGACTGTCGCCTCCCTGTCAGTCATTCTGCCTGTGAACCTGAGCGGAGACCTGCTGG GAAATGAGGCCAAGGATTTTGGAAGGACAACGATTGGGAATCTTCAAAAGGG AAACAACCTGCTCTGGCTGCACACAGTATTTGCCGTTCTCTACCTGATCCTGACAGTCATTGTGCTGCGACGTCACACTACACAGATAAAAGGCATAAGCAGAGAGACG GCCAGAaacagcttgtttgtgtgttcggtTCCTAAAACAGCAACAGAAGAATCTGTTAGGGTCCATTTCAA AGAGGCATACCCAACTTGTCAAGTGTGTGCTGTGACCGTGGGCTTTGATGTGGCCAAGCTCATGCAGCTTGATAAGGAAAG GATTCAAGCTGGAAAAAACCTGCGCTACTACGAGCGTGTCTTAGAGAGAACGGGACAACCTGAGTTGATTAACCCCCGTTTGTGTGGGCACTTGTGTTGCTGCGGCAACTCTGAGAAG GTTGATGCCATAGCATACTACAGTACCAAGGAAACAGACCTGCTGAGAGAGGTGAGGAAGCAGGTAGAACTGGtgccacagcgccccctggggATGGCCTTTGTGACCCTGCAGAACGAGGCTATGGCCAAGTT CATTCTGAAAGACTTCAACGCCCTTGAGTGTGGCGGcaaaagctgctgctgcgggaAGGAGCCCCAGCTCTCGTCCAAGAGTGCAGCTCTGAAAGTGAACAGGTGGAGTGTCAGCTTCGCACCTCATCCCAAAAATGTGTACTG GGAAAATCTGTCTGTGCGGGGTTTTCCCTGGTTCATGCGTTACGTGATGCTCAACTTCTTACTCTTCTTCCTGCTGACCTTCCTCACGACTCCCACCATCATTATCAACACCATGGACAAGTTCCGTGTGACCCAGCCCATCCACTTTCTCAAC AGCCCCATTATCAGTCAGTTCTTCCCCACTCTCCTGCTCTGGACCTTCTCTGCATTACTACCTACATTGGTCTACTATTCTACGCTAGGAGAAGCACACTGGAGcag GTCCAGTGAGCAGCTGAGCATGATGCGTAAGCTCTacttcttcctgctcttcatGGTGCTTATCCTCCCCTCGCTAGGACTCACCAG TCTTGCAGTGTTTTTCCGCTGGCTGTTCGATAATGAGTTTCTCTCAGGCGGGAAACTGAGGTTTGA GTGTGTGTTCTTACCTGACCAAGGGGCATTTTTTGTCAACTACGTGATCGCAGCGGCCCTGGTGGGCTCCGGGATGGAGTTGCTGCGGTTGCCAGGGTTACTGCTGTACATCATTCGTTTGGCATGTGCACGTTCTGCTGCAGAAAGGAAATATGTCAAACAG AACCAGGCCTACGAATTTGAGTACGGAGCCATGTATGGCTGGACcctctgtgtgttcactgtcatTATGGCTTACAGCATCACTTGTCCCGTCATCATGCCTTTCG GTCTCCTGTACATGCTGCTGAAGCACCTGGTGGACAAACACAACCTGCACTTTGCCTACCTGCCCACCCGCCTCGACCGTCAGGTCCACCTggaagctgtcaatcaagctctGGCTGCACCCATCATCTGCCTAATATGgctctattttttttccgtCCTCAGAACAG GTTTCTGGGCCCCCACATCTCTTTTCACCCTGGTGGTCCTGTGCATCACTGTCTTCATCTGCCTCAGCTACACCTGCTTCGGGCATTTCAAATACCTCAGCCCACACAACTATGCA GTaaaagaggaggacgaggatcctgcagaggaaatggaagAAGACGCAGAG GTCTACCTTCCCAGAGTGCTTAATCCCAAATCACGTGCCAGCACCACACAGGGGTCCAAACCTGATCAGTTTTATGGCGCGACAGATGGCAGTCTGGCCGGCAGCTTCAGTCCAGTGGAGGGAAGCATGTCAGACAGCTGA
- the rsph9 gene encoding radial spoke head protein 9 homolog produces MDSNLLGYSLELVAGSGCTLNVEKRTALETSLVILKKNYKFQRVLFWGKILGLKEDYFVAQGRGEDEMEDKKNLYSFNCIDWFLLPPATDALIDLVSRVTKGRFIGDPSHVYEQLEIHRQGEGEGAVEEEVVTTVNEENRLAVTVHLIDEDVSVVPRGAFIKNRRGLVQMNRSFGGLSHSEVAKLDSFLHFSKPKNLKKKSILEMGELNPALDFLDVLSDDIPKGSWSLQFECGSKVCVLRSLLWLGLTFYHVPMTPLHGYVYIGDGNKNLDLPFML; encoded by the exons ATGGACTCCAACTTGTTGGGCTATTCCCTGGAACTCGTGGCCGGAAGCGGGTGCACCCTGAACGTGGAGAAAAGAACGGCGCTGGAGACCTCCCTGGTGATTCTgaagaaaaactacaaattCCAGCGAGTCTTGTTCTGGGGCAAAATATTGGGATTGAAGGAGGATTACTTCGTCGCCCAGGGGCGAGGAGAGGACGAGATGGAGGACAAGAAGAACCTGTACAG CTTCAACTGCATCGACTGGTTCCTGCTGCCCCCCGCCACAGACGCCTTGATCGACCTGGTGTCCAGGGTCACCAAGGGTCGCTTCATAGGGGACCCCTCCCATGTGTACGAGCAGCTTGAGATCCACAGgcaaggggagggagagggggctgtggaggaggaggttgtg ACCACAGTGAACGAGGAGAACAGGCTGGCAGTGACCGTTCATCTGATCGATGAGGACGTGTCTGTGGTACCGCGTGGCGCATTCATCAAGAATCGACGCGGCCTTGTCCAGATGAACCGCAGCTTTGGCG GTCTGTCTCACTCTGAAGTAGCGAAGCTTGACAGTTTCCTTCACTTCAGCAAACCAAagaatctgaagaagaaaagcatCCTGGAGATGGGTGAATTGAACCCAGCCCTCGACTTCCTGGACGTACTGAGTGATGACATTCCTAAAG gatCATGGAGTCTCCAGTTCGAATGTGgcagcaaagtgtgtgtgctgcgcAGCCTGTTGTGGCTTGGCCTGACCTTCTACCATGTGCCAATGACGCCACTGCACGGATACGTCTACATCGGCGATGGGAACAAGAATTTGGACCTCCCCTTCATGCTATGA